The window CGGCTCTGCCACAGCTGCGGAGGCCGTCCCCAGCACCAACATCAGCACAGTGAACAGCTTAACTGAGGGTTGGGGGAAAAGTCGGAGGGCTTTCATGGTGACTCACGTGACGATTACAGCAAGGGTCGACAATTTGACCCCGCTATTAGCTGGATAACCAATAGAGACTTCATATCTCATTTTCATGAATCCGCACAAGATTTTTAGCTGCCAAAATCTGTCTTGGTCTGGTCTGGCCCACCACACGGCCAGGGTCAATCCGGTGTGTTAAGGCGATCAGATGATTGACGTATCCCTAAGATCAGCAAGGCCCACTCTACAGTCTGCCTGAGTGAGTCTGCCTGCGTGCTGCACACTCTGGAGAACTCCCCTGGATGGGGGATAGAACGATTCAAATCCAACCGCAACTTACACAGCAGTGCAGGATGACGCAGTGCAGAATGGCCTCAACAATTTATTTGCCCAAGTGCCCATACTGAGGGACGATTTTTCTAAAAGAGACAATTTCTCTCAAGATTTGTGCCACCTTTGAGGTGTTTGCGCTAGGAGGTGTTTGATGCAGGTACGGTCATGGATTGTCGGGAATTTGATGGGTTGGGGGCTATTGGCTTGCAGTAGCGGTTGGGCGATCGCTCAAATGCCCCCTGCTGAACCAGAGCCGATGATAGAACCCACACCCCCCAGCAGCGTCGATGAAGAGAGTCCGGCGGCGGCGGATGATCTGCAGACCTATACCCTGCCCAGAAATTTTTCCCTACAAATTCCCGAGGAATGGACTGCAGAAGGCGCTGAAACTGAACGCTCCGCTGTGATCACCAGCTATGATCCTGAGCGCCTAGAGGTCAATGCTCCTCAGCCCACGGACATTCGAACAGAAATCACGTTTGTAGAAGAGCACCCTGACAGCTTTGTTGACCGAGAAATTGCCGCGATCGTTGAACAGGAATACCCAGTTCAACGATACCTGCCCGTCAAGATTAATGATCGCACTGGGCTGCGACTTTGGGTCGCTGATTTACCGCTGGACTATACCCATCAAATCATCACCTTTGTGGGCTATGCCAGTTACGGCACGGCCATGATTGTGACCTATTACAACGGCCCTGCTGATGCCGCAGAAACAGACGCGCTCATCGAAACAGAAGCGCTGATTGAACAAGTTCATAACTCGTTTGAACTGCTGTTTTAGTCAGGAATGCACTTGCTAAAGTGGGCACAGACCTGATGCATCAGCCTCAGGCAGCAGAGATGGACGGGGAAACGGATACAGATAAACAATTGACATGCGTCAAATCTTGATTGTGGTACACCAGGAAACCTCAAATCCTGGCCTAGTGGGAGAAAAGCTGAGATCGCGCGGCTACCACCTCGACATCCGGTGTCCGGCCCTGGGAGATGCCTTGCCAAAAACGATGGCTCAGCACCGGGCAGCGATTATTTTTGGCGGCCCGATGAGTGCTAACGATGACGACACCTTGCCCTTTATTCGGGCGGAGCTAGATTGGATTCCGATAGCTCTAGCGGCTGGCAAGCCCTACTTGGGCATTTGTCTGGGGGCTCAACTTTTGGCACGGGTCTTGGGGGCTCAGATACGCCCTCATCCTGAACAACACCGGGAAATTGGGTATTTTGACTTGCGCCCCACCCCAGCTGGTCATGGCTATATTCCTCAGCCCATGGCGGTTTATCACTGGCATGGCGAAGGGTTCACCATCCCGACCGGTGCTGTGAAACTCGCTGAGGGAGACACGTTTCCTAACCAGGCGTTTTGCTACAAAGGAACCGCATTGGGTCTCCAATTTCATCCTGAGATGACCAACGGGCTGATTGATGAATGGACGACTCGAGGGGCTGAGCAGTTGACGCTACCTGGTGCCCAATCCCGTGAACTGCATTTCCTCAACCATGAACGATTTGGGGCTGCGGTAGATGTTTGGCTCGACAGTTTTTTAGACACCTGGTTAGCGGCGATCGCCTGGAATTGTCGCCAGTCAGCATGAAGGCGCGAAAACTGGCTAATTTGTGGAAAAGCCGTCAAAATTCTGTGGAAAAGATTACATAGCTGGGGAAAAAATTGTGAAGATTGGGCTGCTGGGAACCGGGTTGATGGGGGAACCGATGGCCCTTCGTTTACAGGAATGCGGCCATGGGGTAGTGGCTTACAACCGCACACCCGCCAAATTACAGTCGCTGGTGGCCCAAGGCATTGAGACCAAAGCAACCCCAGCTGCATTACTCTCTGAGTGCGATTGCGTCATTCTGATGGTGTCAGATGCTGCGGCGATCGCCGCAACCCTCCTCACACCTGAAGCTAAATCTGCCCTTGCACACCGAACTGTGATCCAGATGGGGACGATCGCCCCCGATGAGAGCCGAGCGTTTCTTGTTCAAGTGGAGGGTGCAGGCGGAACCTATCTGGAAGCCCCCGTGTTGGGAAGCATTCCCCAGGTTAAGACAGGCAGTTTAATGGTGATGGTCGGCAGCACCCCCGACCAGTTCCAGCAATGGCAACCGGTGTTGCAGTGCCTGGGTGAGCCCGTCATGCACCTGGGACCCGTCGGGGCTGGAGCTGCCGTCAAGCTAGCGATGAATCAGCTAATTGGGTCTCTCACCACCGCCTTTGCCCTCAGCTTGGCGCTGGTGCAGTGCGAACATATTGATGTAGAAGCCTTCATGCAAATTGTGCGTGGCAGCGCCCTCTATGCCCCCACCTTTGATAAAAAGCTGGAGCGCATGCTGAACCGCAACTTTGACAATCCCAACTTCCCCACTAAGCATCTGCTGAAGGACATGAATCTGTTTTCCCAGGCAGCCACAGCAGCCGGTCTATCCCCCGAATTAGCAAAGAGTGTTGCCACCGTAGCAGAACACGCGATCGCCCAAGGGCTGGCCGACCAAGACTATTCAGCTTTGTATGCAGCAGTTAACCCCGAGACTGGGCAGTGAATTAAGGGAAGAGGGGCTCAGGAGTTTAGAGATTTAGGGGCTTAGGGGCTTAGGGACTGAAGGGAGTGAAACATCGAAA is drawn from Leptolyngbya sp. SIO1E4 and contains these coding sequences:
- a CDS encoding glutamine amidotransferase, producing the protein MRQILIVVHQETSNPGLVGEKLRSRGYHLDIRCPALGDALPKTMAQHRAAIIFGGPMSANDDDTLPFIRAELDWIPIALAAGKPYLGICLGAQLLARVLGAQIRPHPEQHREIGYFDLRPTPAGHGYIPQPMAVYHWHGEGFTIPTGAVKLAEGDTFPNQAFCYKGTALGLQFHPEMTNGLIDEWTTRGAEQLTLPGAQSRELHFLNHERFGAAVDVWLDSFLDTWLAAIAWNCRQSA
- a CDS encoding NAD(P)-dependent oxidoreductase: MKIGLLGTGLMGEPMALRLQECGHGVVAYNRTPAKLQSLVAQGIETKATPAALLSECDCVILMVSDAAAIAATLLTPEAKSALAHRTVIQMGTIAPDESRAFLVQVEGAGGTYLEAPVLGSIPQVKTGSLMVMVGSTPDQFQQWQPVLQCLGEPVMHLGPVGAGAAVKLAMNQLIGSLTTAFALSLALVQCEHIDVEAFMQIVRGSALYAPTFDKKLERMLNRNFDNPNFPTKHLLKDMNLFSQAATAAGLSPELAKSVATVAEHAIAQGLADQDYSALYAAVNPETGQ